A single genomic interval of Microbulbifer variabilis harbors:
- a CDS encoding histidine phosphatase family protein has protein sequence MAESIVVRHGQASFGADDYDNLSDIGWQQSRWLGEYWRGTGQKFDRIFCGSLRRHRQTTQGICAGLGIDLEGHLTVVPQLNEFDFLEVARLYSEKKSTATPGPNAPRADFYRFLMQGMLAWSAGEIAPAESWQAFENRIREVLDLISDSPKGSKTLVVSSGGAIAMMVRQVLGGPPESVIKLNMQIQNTGTTRFFSSAGQGLSLNSFNHVPHLERDERHASVTYS, from the coding sequence GTGGCCGAATCAATCGTGGTGCGCCATGGACAGGCGTCCTTCGGCGCCGATGATTACGACAATCTCTCCGATATCGGCTGGCAGCAATCCCGCTGGCTAGGGGAATACTGGCGGGGCACTGGCCAGAAGTTTGACCGGATTTTCTGCGGCAGCCTGCGCCGTCATCGGCAAACTACCCAGGGTATCTGTGCAGGCCTTGGCATCGACTTAGAGGGCCACTTGACGGTGGTTCCCCAATTGAATGAGTTCGACTTCCTTGAAGTAGCTCGCCTCTACAGTGAGAAAAAATCCACAGCTACCCCGGGCCCCAATGCACCCCGTGCCGACTTTTACCGCTTTCTAATGCAGGGCATGCTCGCCTGGTCTGCAGGGGAAATTGCACCGGCAGAGAGTTGGCAGGCATTCGAAAATCGCATTCGTGAAGTTTTGGATTTAATCAGCGATAGCCCCAAAGGCAGTAAAACTCTGGTGGTCAGTTCCGGTGGGGCTATTGCCATGATGGTGCGGCAGGTATTGGGCGGTCCCCCCGAATCGGTGATCAAACTCAATATGCAGATACAGAATACCGGCACTACCCGTTTTTTCTCTAGCGCAGGGCAGGGGCTCAGCTTGAACAGTTTTAATCACGTGCCTCATTTGGAGAGAGATGAGCGCCACGCTTCCGTGACTTACAGCTGA
- a CDS encoding acyl-CoA dehydrogenase family protein, whose protein sequence is MEFEYSEKVQGLLERLKSFMQEYVYPAESTYIQQLQDDPWGEPPIMEALKEKAREAELWNLFLPDSRFGAGLTNLEYAPLAEEMGKVLFASEIFNCSAPDTGNMEVLAQYGSEAQRETWLRPLLEGNIRSAFAMTEPKVASSDATNIETSIVRDGDEYVINGHKFYISGLMNKRCKVMIVMGKTDPTNPDRHRQQSQILVPTDTPGVKIIRPMQVFGYDDAPEGHAEVIFENVRVPASNLIFGEGRGFEIAQGRLGPGRIHHCMRLIGQAQRALEMMAGRAENRIVFGRPMSKQGSVREDIARSACEIEQARLLTLKAAAQMDRLGNKAAKDLIAMIKVVAPQMACKVIDRAIQIHGAAGLSQDYSLAHHYAYARTIRLADGPDQVHMMQLGRNLAARYAAETAQGEEHV, encoded by the coding sequence ATGGAGTTTGAATATTCAGAAAAGGTACAGGGCCTGTTGGAGCGGCTCAAAAGCTTTATGCAGGAATATGTATATCCTGCTGAGAGTACTTATATACAGCAGTTACAGGATGATCCCTGGGGCGAGCCCCCTATTATGGAGGCTCTAAAAGAAAAAGCCCGTGAGGCTGAGCTGTGGAATTTATTCTTACCCGATTCCCGCTTTGGTGCCGGCCTTACCAACTTGGAATATGCGCCTTTGGCGGAGGAGATGGGCAAGGTCTTATTTGCCTCAGAAATTTTTAATTGCAGCGCTCCGGATACCGGTAATATGGAAGTGTTGGCCCAGTACGGATCGGAAGCGCAGCGGGAAACCTGGCTGAGGCCATTGCTGGAGGGCAATATTCGCTCGGCGTTCGCCATGACCGAACCCAAGGTGGCCTCCTCCGATGCTACGAATATTGAAACTTCTATCGTGCGCGATGGCGATGAATATGTGATTAATGGTCATAAATTTTATATTAGTGGCCTGATGAATAAGCGCTGTAAGGTCATGATTGTGATGGGCAAGACCGATCCCACTAATCCGGATCGGCATCGCCAGCAATCGCAAATCCTGGTTCCCACAGATACCCCTGGGGTAAAAATAATTCGGCCCATGCAGGTATTTGGCTACGACGATGCTCCGGAAGGTCATGCGGAAGTGATTTTTGAGAATGTTCGGGTGCCTGCGTCTAATCTGATTTTCGGAGAAGGGCGTGGTTTTGAAATTGCCCAGGGGCGTTTGGGACCGGGCAGAATTCACCATTGTATGCGTCTGATTGGCCAGGCCCAGCGCGCCCTGGAAATGATGGCAGGCCGCGCGGAAAATCGTATTGTGTTTGGTCGCCCGATGAGCAAGCAGGGCTCAGTGCGGGAGGATATTGCCAGATCTGCCTGTGAAATTGAGCAGGCACGTTTGCTAACTTTAAAAGCTGCGGCGCAAATGGATCGACTTGGCAATAAAGCGGCCAAAGACCTGATTGCCATGATTAAAGTTGTTGCACCGCAAATGGCCTGTAAGGTGATTGACCGCGCTATCCAGATTCACGGTGCGGCAGGGTTGAGCCAGGACTATAGCTTGGCCCACCACTATGCTTACGCGCGGACTATCCGTTTAGCCGATGGACCAGATCAAGTACATATGATGCAGCTGGGGCGCAACTTGGCTGCCCGTTATGCCGCAGAGACTGCACAGGGAGAGGAGCATGTCTGA